The DNA sequence GGGCGCCACCGTCGGCGCCGGTCACCGACGTCCTCGCCGACCGCGAGGCGAACCTCTCCCGAAAGGTGCATCACATGTCCGACGAAATCATCGACGTCGAAGACCTCGAGCTGGACGAGCTGTCGGTCAGCTCCATCCGCGACTCGGCCGCGCTGCCCGAGACCGGTGCCTCCTCCGGCTCGTCGAGCTGCAGCTCCAGCTCCTGCTGCGGCGCCAGCTCGTGCTGCGCCTCCTGCGCCGAGGTCGAGCAGTCGGCGCTCTGACACCACCGACCGCCCCGACCGAGGGCACCACCGGCAGTGTCAGGGATTGCCGGTAGCCGAGGCCGGGCGAATCACGTCAGTTCGATCGAGCGGAGGGGGCGCGGTGCGCCCCCTCCGCCCGTCACATGCCCAAGGAGTGCTCGTGGAAGTCTTCGCCCGTCTCGACAGTGTCACCAAGACGTACGGCAAGGTGGTCGCGCTCGACGCGGTCTCCCTCGTGGTGCCCGCCGGGGTCACCGCCGTGCTCGGCCCCAACGGTGCCGGCAAGTCCACCATGATCGAAATCCTCGCTGGTCTGCGCCGCCCCGGCTCGGGTCGGGTCGAGGTGCTCGGCGGGGACCCCGCCGACGTACGGATCAAGGGCCGCCTCGGCCTCACCCCGCAGCGCACCGCCCTGCCCTGGCGGCTCACCGTCGCCGAGACCCTCGCCCTGGTCGCCGCCCACTACCCGGACCCGGTGCCCCGCGCCGACCTGGTCGAGCAACTCGGCCTCGGCCCGTTCCTGACCAAGCGGTGCGGCAGCCTCTCCGGCGGCCAGCGCCGCCGGGTCGCCCTGGCCACCGCCCTGGTCGGCCGCCCCGAACTGCTCTTCCTCGACGAGCCGACCACCGGCCTGGACGCCGACAGCCGCGACGGACTGTGGACGGCGATCGCCGCCGTCGCCGCCGCCGGCAGCGCGGTGCTGCTCACCACCCACGACATGGCCGAGGCCGAACACCTCGCCGAACAGGTCGTGGTGGTCACCGGCGGGCAGATCGCCCGCACCGGTGCGGTGACCGAGGTGGTCGCCGAGGTCGGGCTGCACCTGGTCGACATCGAAGTGACCGGCGCGCTGCCGCCGATCGCCGTCTCCGGCCCCGCCGACCGGGTGGAGACCGTCGGCAACCGGACCCACATCTACACCGCCGACCCGGACGCCACCGTCCGGGCACTGGTCCGCGCCGAGGTGCCGTTCACCGGAATCCGGGTCGAGCGGGTCGGCCTGGAGGAAGCGATCCGCACGATCAGCCGGTCCACCGACCCGGGTGCCGTCACCCGGCCCGGGATCCGCGTTGCCGAGAAGGTGGCCTGACATGCGCTACGTCCTGCTGCACGCCCGCGCGCACGCCCTCGACACGCTGCGGATGCCCGCCTACTGGGCCCCCGCGCTGGGCTTCCCGCTGGTCTTCTTCCTACTGTTCGGGCTGGTCAACGCCAACCGCTTCGCTGACCTCGGGCTGGGCAGCGAGTACGCGATCACCCCGTTCCTGCTCTACACCACGCTCAACGTCACGGTCGCCTCGCTCGCCGCCGGCGTCGCCGCCGACCGGGAGAACCCGTGGGAACAGCGGCTGCGGCTGCTGCCGCTGTCCCCGCTGACCCGGTTCGCCGGCCGGCTGGTCTACGTCCTCGGCTTCAACGTGGTCAGCTGGATTCCGCTGCTGGTCGTCGCCGCTTTCACCACCGACCTGCGGCTGCCGCTGGCTGCCTGGCCGGTCTGGCTCGGCGCGGTGGTGCTCGGCGCCGTCCCGTTCGGCCTGCTCGGCATGGCGATCGGCTACCGGTTCGCCCCGCAGCCGGCGATGATGCTGGCCAACCTGCTGTTCATGCTGCTGGCGTTCTTCGGTGGGCTGTTCGTGCCGATCGACTTCCTGCCGTCGGCGCTGCACGCCGTGGTGCCGTACGTGCCCACCTACCAGTACCAGTACTTCGTGCTGGCGCTGATCGACCGGGCCGACCATCTGATCGGGCCGAGCTGGATCGCCTTCCTGCTGCTGGGCTGGACGGCCCTGTTCGCCCTGCTCGCCCGCGCCGCGTTCCGGCGCGACGAGGGGGTGCGGTACGGATGAGCGAGGCCGCCGTCGTCCCGGCCACCGCCGACCGGCGGCCGGCGACCGACCCCACCCTGGCACCGTACGCGCTGGTCCGGCTGGCCGCGTTGCCGTACCCGCCGACCCCGGACGGTGCCCGCGAGTTCCGTGCCGCGCTGCGCCGGCTGGTCGAACTGCGGTCGCGGATCACCGAGCTGGCCCCCCGGCTCGCCGACGCGCTCTACGCCAGCGCCGACGGGCACCCGGCCGACTTCCACCGCAAGGCGGTGCTGCCGCTGCGCCGCGACGTGCACAACGGACGGCTGCCCCGGCCGGACCGGGTCGCCGAACTCGGCGGCCTGCTCGACCGGGTGCCCGACCTGCCGGCCTGGCTGGCCGTCATGCGCGAGGCCGCGCAGGTGCGCGCCGAACTCGGTGAGCTGGCCACCGGCGCGCTCGGCGCGGAACGCGCCGCGCTCGCCGAGGTCTGCGCCGCCGAACCACTGCGCCGCGCGGTCACCCTCACCGGCGCCGACCTGCTTCGCGGGATCGACCGGGCGGCCGCCAGCGGGGCCAACCCGGACAGCCGGGCCCGCAAGTCCGAACCCAACGCGCTGCGGTACGCGCTGCGGGCCACCGCGAAGACCAGCCCGCTGTCCTGGTTCACCTACGTCGCCTGGGGCAACTGGACCGGGGCGTCAGAACCGGCCGGCGGTGCGGCACCGGCCGCTGGTGCCGCACCG is a window from the Solwaraspora sp. WMMD792 genome containing:
- a CDS encoding thiazolylpeptide-type bacteriocin, whose product is MSDEIIDVEDLELDELSVSSIRDSAALPETGASSGSSSCSSSSCCGASSCCASCAEVEQSAL
- a CDS encoding ABC transporter ATP-binding protein, which gives rise to MEVFARLDSVTKTYGKVVALDAVSLVVPAGVTAVLGPNGAGKSTMIEILAGLRRPGSGRVEVLGGDPADVRIKGRLGLTPQRTALPWRLTVAETLALVAAHYPDPVPRADLVEQLGLGPFLTKRCGSLSGGQRRRVALATALVGRPELLFLDEPTTGLDADSRDGLWTAIAAVAAAGSAVLLTTHDMAEAEHLAEQVVVVTGGQIARTGAVTEVVAEVGLHLVDIEVTGALPPIAVSGPADRVETVGNRTHIYTADPDATVRALVRAEVPFTGIRVERVGLEEAIRTISRSTDPGAVTRPGIRVAEKVA
- a CDS encoding ABC transporter permease, translating into MRYVLLHARAHALDTLRMPAYWAPALGFPLVFFLLFGLVNANRFADLGLGSEYAITPFLLYTTLNVTVASLAAGVAADRENPWEQRLRLLPLSPLTRFAGRLVYVLGFNVVSWIPLLVVAAFTTDLRLPLAAWPVWLGAVVLGAVPFGLLGMAIGYRFAPQPAMMLANLLFMLLAFFGGLFVPIDFLPSALHAVVPYVPTYQYQYFVLALIDRADHLIGPSWIAFLLLGWTALFALLARAAFRRDEGVRYG